The following proteins are encoded in a genomic region of Dyadobacter sp. UC 10:
- a CDS encoding DinB family protein, with product MAGLVQFASAQNSAEEMVKEWERAKAYTKEYLDAMPEKGYALKPTPEIRSFADQMLHLTDANYGFASAATGEKSPYGMGELEKSTTDKSKANITKIVLEGYDFVINGIRKMTPAQMAESVKLFGRFEMTRAMALAKNFEHQTHHRGQTTVYIRMAGATPPNEKLL from the coding sequence ATGGCTGGTTTAGTTCAGTTTGCCTCCGCTCAAAACTCCGCCGAAGAAATGGTGAAAGAGTGGGAAAGGGCGAAAGCCTACACGAAAGAGTATCTTGACGCAATGCCGGAGAAGGGTTATGCATTGAAGCCCACGCCCGAAATCCGCTCTTTTGCGGATCAGATGCTCCACCTTACCGATGCAAATTACGGTTTTGCTTCTGCTGCAACTGGCGAGAAAAGTCCTTACGGAATGGGAGAACTGGAAAAATCCACGACCGATAAGTCAAAGGCAAATATTACCAAGATCGTGCTGGAAGGATATGATTTCGTAATCAATGGTATTAGGAAAATGACGCCCGCGCAAATGGCTGAATCTGTAAAGCTTTTTGGTCGTTTTGAAATGACAAGGGCAATGGCATTAGCCAAAAACTTTGAGCATCAGACCCACCACAGAGGACAAACAACGGTATACATCCGCATGGCCGGCGCTACTCCTCCGAATGAAAAATTGCTTTAA
- a CDS encoding alginate lyase family protein, translating into MKLKRHLLTAVFALSALITLAYDHPGGMHPKSQLDYVKKQIKTRQQPHWDAYQQLIVYADSALQKPAEALADFSVPGYYVNALMHRKNSKSLMSNAFGAYACALAWQLSGEQKYADKSLEILNAWGSTNTKYSDADGSLVMSYAGSGMLMAAELLYHYEGWEKADKKQFGTWVENVYKKACNEIRNRSNNWADWGRLGSALCAQFLDDEKEMAENAKLIKSDLFHKIAADGSMPEETKRKANGIWYTYFSLAPITAASWVIFNATGENLFTYSQEGRSMKTALDYLHYYAMNPSEWKWFENPNKGSAGSWPGNLLEAMSGIYKENEYVKYVQAKRPLIYPTHHFAWTFPTLMTVTLDQSKQEKP; encoded by the coding sequence ATGAAATTAAAACGACATTTACTGACCGCAGTTTTCGCTCTCTCCGCATTGATTACGCTTGCCTACGATCACCCGGGCGGAATGCATCCGAAAAGCCAGCTTGACTATGTTAAAAAGCAGATCAAAACAAGGCAACAGCCACATTGGGATGCATATCAGCAGCTGATCGTCTACGCTGACTCCGCCTTGCAAAAACCCGCCGAGGCACTCGCCGATTTCAGTGTACCAGGTTATTACGTGAATGCGCTGATGCACCGGAAAAACTCAAAAAGCCTGATGTCCAATGCATTCGGCGCCTATGCCTGTGCGCTTGCGTGGCAGCTAAGCGGTGAGCAGAAATATGCGGACAAATCGCTGGAAATCCTGAATGCCTGGGGTTCAACCAACACGAAATACTCGGATGCCGACGGAAGTCTTGTCATGTCTTATGCCGGCTCGGGGATGCTGATGGCCGCCGAGCTGCTGTACCATTATGAAGGTTGGGAAAAAGCCGACAAAAAGCAGTTCGGTACCTGGGTTGAAAATGTGTACAAGAAAGCATGCAACGAAATCCGGAACCGATCAAATAACTGGGCCGACTGGGGCAGATTAGGCTCCGCTTTGTGTGCACAATTTCTGGATGATGAAAAAGAAATGGCGGAAAATGCGAAACTGATCAAGAGCGACCTGTTTCATAAGATTGCGGCCGATGGAAGCATGCCGGAGGAAACAAAGCGTAAGGCGAATGGCATCTGGTACACCTACTTTTCACTGGCCCCGATCACGGCCGCATCGTGGGTGATTTTTAATGCGACGGGCGAGAATCTTTTCACCTATTCCCAGGAAGGCCGGTCAATGAAAACTGCCCTGGATTATCTGCATTATTATGCCATGAACCCGTCGGAATGGAAGTGGTTTGAAAATCCTAACAAAGGATCTGCCGGAAGCTGGCCGGGCAATTTGCTGGAAGCGATGTCAGGCATTTATAAAGAAAACGAATATGTGAAATACGTTCAGGCCAAACGCCCGCTCATTTATCCCACGCACCATTTTGCGTGGACTTTCCCTACGTTAATGACTGTCACGCTCGATCAGTCCAAACAGGAGAAACCTTAA
- a CDS encoding ABC transporter permease, with amino-acid sequence MIRNYFKIACRNLTKNPGYSAINIGGLAAGMAIAVLIGLWIYDEFSFNKYHQNYGSIAKVMQTVTVEGKTYHGEYMPGPLGNELRTQYAGDFKHVVMSSFFGDHIVAYGDKKFTKKGIYLGAEAPEMFSLKMIRGTRAGLQDPYSIMLSEEIAGVLFGTENPVGKIVKLDNTMNLKVTGIYENLPYNTEFRDMKFIAPWDLYVATQDWVKTALANAEWDNNSWQILVQLNPNANLETVSGKIRDVKLKHAQETAHLKPTVYLHPMEKWHLYSGWDSTGNTTERIQYVWLFGVIGLFVLLLAAINFMNLSTARSEKRAKEVGIRKAVGSLRSQLIGQFLSESLLVVACAFVLSVLLVVVLLPAFNALADKQIAFLWTNPVFWLAGGLFCLITGIVSGSYPALYLSSFQPVKVLKGTFSTGRFAAVPRKALVVLQFTVSVTLIIGTIIVYRQIRHAKNRPVGYDKNGLITVNINTPELYNQYNVLRRSLLETGAAVEMSTSSTPPTQTSSNNGGFEWEGKDPNFKDNFSTIAVTHDFGKTVGWQFVEGRDFSRSFSTDSTGMVMNEAALKYMGFRKPSDIIGKPVKWNGVTFTVVGVIKNMLMDSPFKPVRPALFMVNYGWANVINVKLNPALSAHESLEKIGTVFRKLNPGSPFDFKFADQEFAVKFATEERIARLASVFAALAVMISCLGLFGLASFTAEQRTKEIGIRKVLGASVPNLLALLSKDFVLLVIISCLISVPVAWYLLRNWLLTYEYRTEISWWIFAISTLGALVITLLTVSYQAIRAAMLDPVKSLKTE; translated from the coding sequence ATGATCCGTAACTACTTCAAAATTGCATGCAGGAACCTGACGAAAAACCCGGGCTATTCGGCGATCAATATCGGCGGCCTGGCTGCCGGAATGGCCATCGCAGTGCTGATCGGATTGTGGATCTATGATGAATTCTCATTTAACAAATACCATCAGAATTACGGCAGCATAGCGAAAGTAATGCAAACCGTTACCGTGGAAGGAAAAACTTACCACGGAGAATACATGCCCGGGCCGCTCGGCAACGAACTTCGTACGCAATACGCGGGCGACTTCAAACATGTGGTCATGTCGTCTTTCTTCGGCGATCATATCGTGGCATATGGAGACAAAAAATTCACAAAAAAAGGAATTTACCTGGGTGCAGAAGCGCCTGAAATGTTTTCGCTGAAAATGATCCGCGGAACCCGGGCCGGGTTGCAGGACCCGTATTCGATTATGTTGTCCGAGGAAATCGCAGGAGTCCTCTTCGGAACAGAAAATCCGGTCGGCAAAATCGTGAAGCTCGATAATACGATGAACCTGAAAGTGACGGGAATTTATGAAAACCTGCCTTACAATACAGAATTCCGCGACATGAAATTTATCGCCCCCTGGGATCTGTATGTTGCCACTCAGGATTGGGTCAAAACGGCTTTGGCCAATGCAGAATGGGACAATAACTCCTGGCAGATCCTCGTGCAGCTTAATCCGAACGCAAACCTGGAAACAGTTTCGGGAAAGATCAGGGACGTTAAACTGAAACATGCGCAGGAAACAGCTCATCTGAAGCCTACCGTTTACCTGCACCCCATGGAAAAATGGCACCTGTATTCCGGTTGGGATTCCACCGGGAACACTACCGAGCGAATCCAGTATGTGTGGCTATTTGGCGTAATCGGCTTGTTCGTCCTGCTGTTGGCCGCTATTAATTTCATGAATCTGAGCACTGCCCGGTCTGAAAAGCGGGCGAAAGAGGTAGGGATACGAAAAGCCGTCGGTTCACTGCGCAGCCAGCTGATCGGCCAGTTTCTGAGCGAGTCGCTGCTCGTGGTGGCTTGTGCATTTGTCCTTTCTGTCCTGTTGGTAGTGGTACTGCTACCGGCATTTAATGCCCTTGCCGACAAACAGATCGCATTTTTGTGGACAAACCCGGTATTCTGGCTTGCGGGGGGCCTGTTTTGCCTTATTACCGGCATTGTTTCTGGAAGTTACCCTGCGCTTTATCTATCATCTTTTCAGCCGGTTAAAGTATTAAAAGGGACATTTTCCACTGGCCGGTTTGCGGCAGTTCCGCGGAAAGCCCTTGTTGTTTTGCAATTCACGGTATCTGTGACGCTGATCATCGGTACCATCATCGTTTACCGGCAGATCCGGCATGCGAAAAACCGCCCGGTCGGATACGATAAAAACGGGCTGATCACCGTCAATATAAATACGCCGGAGCTCTACAACCAGTACAATGTACTCAGGAGGAGCCTGCTGGAAACGGGAGCCGCGGTTGAAATGTCAACTTCCTCTACGCCGCCTACCCAGACGAGTTCCAACAACGGCGGATTCGAATGGGAAGGTAAAGACCCCAATTTCAAGGACAACTTTTCTACCATTGCCGTCACCCACGATTTCGGCAAAACCGTCGGCTGGCAGTTTGTCGAGGGAAGGGATTTTTCACGGTCATTTTCGACGGACTCGACAGGTATGGTCATGAATGAAGCCGCTCTGAAATACATGGGTTTCCGCAAACCGTCGGATATCATCGGGAAGCCGGTAAAATGGAATGGTGTAACCTTTACGGTGGTTGGCGTGATCAAAAATATGCTGATGGATTCTCCATTCAAGCCAGTTCGGCCGGCCCTTTTTATGGTCAATTACGGCTGGGCAAATGTGATCAATGTGAAGCTCAATCCGGCTTTGTCAGCTCATGAATCCCTGGAAAAGATAGGAACTGTTTTTCGCAAGCTGAACCCGGGAAGTCCATTCGACTTCAAATTCGCCGACCAGGAATTTGCTGTAAAATTTGCAACTGAAGAACGCATTGCCAGGCTGGCTTCCGTTTTTGCAGCGCTGGCGGTCATGATCAGCTGCCTGGGACTATTCGGCCTCGCTTCCTTCACCGCCGAGCAACGCACGAAGGAGATCGGGATCAGGAAGGTCCTGGGCGCATCGGTTCCCAATCTGCTGGCACTTCTGTCCAAAGATTTCGTACTGCTGGTGATCATTTCCTGCCTGATTTCTGTCCCGGTTGCCTGGTACCTGCTGCGTAACTGGTTGCTTACATACGAATACCGCACAGAGATTTCATGGTGGATATTTGCAATCTCCACACTGGGCGCCTTGGTGATTACTTTGCTGACAGTCAGCTACCAGGCTATCCGCGCTGCCATGCTCGATCCCGTTAAATCGTTAAAAACAGAATAA
- a CDS encoding sigma-54-dependent transcriptional regulator, with protein MKTVLIIDDEDKLRSLLARIIRAEGFDVVEAADCKSGLIAADNPVIDAVLCDVRLPDGNGVALVPLLKSRNPEAEIILLTANGNIADGVQAMKNGAMDYIVKGDDNDRILPLLEKAIEKAQLQKKVKRLESIVSNKFSFDAVIGNSQVIMDAINLSRKVAPTDATVLLTGETGTGKEVFAQAIHYASLRADKNFVALNCSALGRDMIESELFGYKQGAFTGAQKDKRGLLEEAHNGTLFLDEIGELPLELQAKLLRVLETHEFIKLGDVKPIKSNFRLIAATNRDLKAESESHKFRSDLYFRLNVFQIQLPSLRERRQDIPLLLNFFLDYFSKQTNKPNPGYSGDFLKRLETHEWSGNIRELKNVVERAVIISDGELQTDSLPFNMHQSISTHSPHLSAFSMASAEKLHIQKVLNYCKGNKTETARLLEIGIATLYRKIEEYGLQKSVP; from the coding sequence GTGAAAACAGTTTTGATTATTGACGACGAGGATAAGCTTCGCTCACTTTTAGCAAGGATTATCAGAGCAGAAGGCTTCGACGTTGTAGAAGCCGCTGACTGTAAGTCGGGCCTCATCGCTGCTGATAACCCCGTTATCGATGCCGTACTTTGTGATGTCAGGCTGCCGGACGGGAATGGTGTGGCGCTGGTACCCTTGCTGAAAAGCAGGAATCCAGAGGCTGAGATTATCCTGCTGACCGCCAATGGAAATATTGCCGACGGGGTGCAAGCCATGAAAAACGGGGCGATGGATTACATCGTCAAAGGCGATGATAATGATCGGATCCTGCCACTGCTGGAAAAGGCAATCGAGAAAGCACAGTTGCAAAAAAAGGTAAAAAGGCTTGAATCGATTGTCAGCAACAAGTTTTCGTTCGATGCCGTTATCGGCAACTCGCAGGTGATTATGGATGCGATCAATCTGTCCAGGAAAGTCGCTCCCACTGATGCCACCGTGCTGCTCACCGGTGAAACCGGCACGGGAAAAGAGGTTTTCGCGCAGGCTATTCACTATGCAAGCCTCCGCGCCGACAAAAATTTCGTCGCCCTGAATTGCAGCGCATTGGGAAGGGATATGATTGAAAGCGAACTTTTTGGATACAAACAAGGCGCTTTTACCGGCGCTCAAAAAGACAAACGGGGACTTTTGGAAGAAGCGCATAACGGTACCCTGTTCCTCGATGAGATCGGCGAGCTGCCGTTGGAATTACAGGCCAAGTTGCTGCGCGTGCTGGAAACCCACGAATTTATCAAGTTGGGGGATGTTAAGCCGATCAAGTCAAATTTCAGGCTCATCGCCGCCACTAACAGAGATTTGAAAGCAGAATCAGAATCGCATAAATTCAGGTCCGACTTGTATTTCCGTCTAAATGTCTTTCAGATCCAGCTGCCTTCTTTACGGGAAAGAAGGCAGGATATCCCGCTTTTGCTCAATTTCTTTCTCGACTATTTTTCAAAACAGACCAACAAGCCGAACCCGGGATACTCCGGGGATTTTCTGAAACGACTCGAAACACACGAATGGAGCGGAAACATCAGGGAGCTTAAAAATGTGGTCGAACGGGCGGTAATCATCAGTGACGGCGAGCTGCAAACGGATAGTCTGCCTTTCAATATGCACCAATCCATTTCCACGCACAGTCCGCACCTTTCAGCCTTCTCGATGGCCAGTGCCGAGAAATTGCATATCCAGAAGGTTTTGAATTACTGTAAAGGAAACAAGACGGAAACCGCCCGTCTGCTGGAAATCGGCATTGCCACGCTTTACCGGAAAATCGAGGAATACGGTCTTCAAAAATCAGTTCCATAA
- a CDS encoding mechanosensitive ion channel family protein, translated as MSDIKITNTKILRLLSGCLLLIFLQFSALAQLPFMAGDTARPARPVYPPDSLGRRTPRGTVDGFLKASYQNDYKKAALYIRWDPGLRKRQSTVAQAKALQALLEVNGRIYPYSWISNEPEGKTDDNLGPNLDRIGAVTIDNESFDLILESFQDKQGNPIWLFSTQTVGRIPLNVEEPETSTVISDISPQFLLKNKWSGVPIAHWIATIFLLVVSYLLAMGIARLVVYLIPKIYKRGGEEPYFGVIKAFSLPAQLYLAIWFFMYWGREAGISLVVRQRFSNLTLIVGVVAVILLIWQLLDVIGIVTEKRMKRYRNQSAVSAILFVRRAFKIALVIIGVILILDTLGFDVTTGIAALGIGGIALALGTQKTVENFVGSVTIIADQPVRVGDFCKIGEITGTIERIGMRATQVRTNDRTVVTIPNGELSSLKIENYAHRERFWFHPIFYFRVETTPDQIRQLIQDLRRVLLTHPRVNPDPARVRFIEVGLMGVKIEVFAYVDTGDANVFLEIQEELLLKMMDVIAGSGTSLTLPSQTIYFTKDPGLPNREGPVVSPE; from the coding sequence ATGTCTGATATAAAAATCACGAACACCAAAATTCTACGCCTGCTGTCGGGTTGTCTATTGCTGATATTTCTCCAATTTTCCGCTCTGGCGCAGTTGCCATTTATGGCCGGGGATACTGCCCGTCCGGCCCGCCCGGTATACCCGCCCGATTCACTGGGCCGGCGTACGCCCCGGGGAACGGTCGATGGATTTCTGAAGGCAAGCTATCAGAACGATTACAAAAAAGCAGCCCTATACATCCGGTGGGACCCTGGGCTCAGGAAACGACAGAGCACAGTGGCGCAGGCAAAAGCATTGCAGGCGCTGCTCGAAGTTAATGGACGAATCTATCCTTATTCCTGGATCAGCAACGAGCCCGAGGGGAAAACAGACGATAATCTAGGCCCCAATCTCGACCGGATCGGTGCTGTAACCATTGATAATGAATCTTTTGATCTGATTCTGGAAAGCTTTCAGGACAAACAGGGCAACCCGATCTGGCTGTTTTCCACACAAACGGTAGGCCGCATTCCGCTGAATGTAGAAGAACCCGAAACCAGTACTGTAATCAGCGACATTTCCCCGCAATTCCTGCTGAAAAACAAATGGAGCGGCGTGCCCATTGCGCACTGGATCGCGACTATATTCCTGCTGGTCGTTTCCTACCTGCTGGCGATGGGAATCGCAAGGCTTGTGGTTTATCTGATCCCTAAAATCTATAAGAGAGGAGGTGAGGAACCTTATTTCGGTGTGATCAAAGCATTTTCACTGCCTGCGCAGCTATATCTTGCTATCTGGTTTTTCATGTACTGGGGTCGCGAAGCAGGCATTTCGCTGGTAGTGCGGCAGCGTTTCAGCAACCTCACCCTTATTGTGGGCGTAGTGGCGGTCATATTGCTGATCTGGCAGTTGCTTGACGTGATTGGCATTGTGACCGAGAAGCGGATGAAGCGGTACCGCAACCAGTCGGCCGTTTCGGCGATACTTTTCGTGCGACGGGCATTTAAAATAGCATTAGTAATAATAGGGGTGATCCTGATCCTGGACACGCTCGGTTTTGATGTGACGACCGGAATCGCCGCCCTGGGGATTGGCGGTATTGCCCTGGCACTTGGTACGCAAAAAACGGTTGAGAACTTTGTCGGCAGCGTCACAATCATTGCCGATCAGCCCGTGCGTGTGGGGGATTTTTGCAAAATCGGTGAGATCACAGGGACAATTGAACGTATTGGCATGCGGGCTACACAAGTAAGGACCAACGATCGCACGGTTGTCACAATTCCTAATGGGGAACTTTCATCATTAAAGATCGAAAATTATGCGCACCGCGAACGGTTCTGGTTTCACCCGATCTTCTATTTCCGCGTCGAAACCACTCCGGACCAGATCCGCCAGCTTATCCAGGATTTGCGACGCGTATTGCTCACACACCCACGGGTGAATCCCGATCCGGCCAGGGTGAGGTTTATTGAAGTAGGTCTGATGGGCGTCAAAATTGAGGTTTTTGCTTACGTGGATACCGGCGACGCAAACGTATTTCTTGAGATCCAGGAGGAGTTGCTTTTAAAAATGATGGACGTAATCGCCGGCAGTGGTACCAGTCTGACGCTTCCTTCTCAAACCATCTATTTTACTAAAGATCCCGGTTTGCCAAACCGGGAAGGTCCGGTTGTTTCTCCCGAATGA
- a CDS encoding DUF1572 family protein: MEKSYLSSVIKQFEYYKLLGEKAMAQLSDEALFWQYNEESNSIAVIVNHMAGNMLSRFTDFLTTDGEKPWRDRDLEFENTFSDRQELISYWNKGWDCLLKTLGDLTEPQLGDIVYIRNEGHTVVEAINRQLTHYASHVGQIIFIAKMVANEKWESLSIGRNKSSDYNARKFMQEKSRRHFTEDL, from the coding sequence ATGGAAAAAAGCTATTTATCGAGCGTTATCAAGCAATTCGAGTACTACAAATTGCTGGGTGAAAAGGCGATGGCACAACTGTCTGACGAGGCGCTTTTTTGGCAATACAACGAAGAAAGCAATAGTATTGCCGTGATCGTCAATCATATGGCAGGGAATATGCTGTCGCGATTTACCGATTTTTTAACCACCGACGGAGAAAAGCCCTGGCGGGACCGGGATCTGGAATTTGAAAATACTTTTTCAGACCGACAGGAACTGATCTCCTACTGGAATAAAGGCTGGGATTGTCTGCTGAAAACGCTGGGTGATCTGACGGAACCGCAACTTGGAGATATTGTATATATCCGGAACGAAGGGCATACCGTCGTGGAGGCGATTAACCGGCAGCTGACACATTATGCTTCTCACGTCGGTCAGATTATTTTTATTGCTAAAATGGTCGCGAACGAAAAGTGGGAAAGCCTGTCGATCGGGCGAAATAAATCCAGTGATTATAATGCCAGGAAATTCATGCAGGAGAAATCCAGGCGACATTTTACAGAGGATCTTTGA
- a CDS encoding cupin domain-containing protein, with product MMHTLKFRRTFVTAILLVLTTLSGQAQDNSDQLYAIFPKGQKAPAANFTGTAWVSQLIQADSAFNIPVGNVTFEPGARTHWHSHPGGQALLAISGIGYYQEKGKPIRILRKGDAVKCPPDTPHWHGASPEVGFIQVAVTPNTPQGRVTWLEAVTDQEYGNLKK from the coding sequence ATGATGCATACGCTCAAATTCAGACGCACATTTGTTACGGCAATCCTATTGGTCCTGACTACCCTGTCTGGACAGGCACAGGATAATTCTGACCAGCTATACGCCATATTCCCCAAAGGCCAGAAGGCCCCGGCGGCCAACTTCACCGGCACTGCATGGGTATCCCAGCTGATACAGGCTGACAGCGCGTTCAATATACCGGTCGGAAATGTGACTTTTGAACCGGGCGCACGTACTCACTGGCATTCTCATCCGGGTGGACAGGCCCTGCTTGCGATCAGCGGCATTGGTTACTATCAGGAAAAAGGCAAGCCGATCCGGATCCTTCGTAAAGGCGACGCCGTAAAATGTCCACCCGATACGCCTCACTGGCATGGCGCCTCTCCTGAGGTCGGTTTTATCCAGGTTGCAGTTACGCCGAATACCCCGCAGGGAAGAGTTACCTGGCTGGAAGCTGTGACGGATCAGGAATACGGGAATCTGAAGAAATAA
- a CDS encoding helix-turn-helix domain-containing protein: MERILRFNSIREYNAFNNHETHHPLVSIVDLSKADPRESRRMAYEFYVVFLKKIYCGDLRYGLDNYDYEEGTLVFLAPGQAIGENNPENVYQPMGTALIFHPDLLNGTVLGRHMSDYTFFSYEVNEALHLSEKERQIVQDCFAKIEYETTQRIDKHSKKLISANIELFLDYCVRFYDRQFLTRDVVNKGILEKFEALLNEYFHSEKPQSLGLPSVSYCADQLHLSANYFGDMIKKETGKSAQEYIQMKIINMAKERIFDLDKSVSEIAYELGFRYPQHFSRLFKQRVGQTPNEYRILKDLN; encoded by the coding sequence ATGGAAAGGATCCTTCGCTTCAACAGCATTCGTGAATACAATGCATTCAACAACCATGAAACGCACCATCCGCTGGTCAGCATCGTCGATCTTTCGAAAGCAGATCCCAGGGAGTCGCGACGGATGGCTTATGAATTTTATGTGGTGTTTTTGAAAAAAATATACTGCGGAGACCTGCGCTACGGACTTGACAACTACGATTACGAAGAAGGTACGCTGGTTTTCCTGGCGCCCGGTCAGGCCATTGGCGAAAACAACCCGGAAAACGTTTACCAACCTATGGGAACCGCGCTGATCTTTCACCCCGACCTGTTGAATGGAACAGTCCTTGGGCGTCACATGAGCGACTACACATTTTTTTCCTATGAAGTAAACGAGGCCCTGCACCTCTCCGAAAAAGAGCGCCAGATCGTGCAGGATTGTTTTGCGAAAATCGAGTATGAAACAACGCAACGGATCGACAAGCATAGTAAAAAGCTGATTAGCGCCAATATCGAACTGTTTCTCGACTATTGTGTACGGTTCTACGACCGCCAGTTTTTAACCCGCGACGTGGTGAACAAAGGCATTCTCGAAAAATTTGAAGCATTGCTCAACGAATACTTCCACTCTGAAAAGCCCCAGAGCCTCGGACTTCCCAGCGTAAGCTATTGCGCTGACCAGCTTCATCTGTCGGCTAATTATTTCGGCGATATGATCAAAAAAGAGACAGGTAAATCCGCCCAGGAATATATTCAGATGAAGATCATTAATATGGCGAAAGAGCGGATTTTTGATCTGGACAAATCGGTCAGTGAGATCGCTTATGAGCTTGGTTTCCGTTACCCGCAGCATTTTAGCCGGCTTTTTAAACAGCGCGTCGGCCAGACACCGAATGAATACCGGATTTTGAAAGACCTTAATTGA